A stretch of Vulpes lagopus strain Blue_001 chromosome 20, ASM1834538v1, whole genome shotgun sequence DNA encodes these proteins:
- the CLDN14 gene encoding claudin-14: MASTAVQLLGFLLSFLGLVGTLITTILPHWRRTAHVGTNILTAVSYLKGLWMECVWHSTGIYQCQIYRSLLALPRDLQAARALMVISCLLSAAACACAVVGMKCTRCAKGTPAKTVCAVLGGVLFLLAGLLCMVAVSWTTNDVVQNFYNPLLPSGMKFELGQALYLGFISSSLSLIGGTLLCLSCLDEVPSGPHQVPPRATTATTAPAYRPPAAFKDNRAPSATSASLSGYRLNDYV; this comes from the coding sequence ATGGCCAGCACGGCCGTGCAGctgctgggcttcctgctcagcttcCTGGGCCTGGTGGGCACGCTGATCACCACCATCCTGCCGCACTGGCGCCGCACGGCGCACGTGGGCACCAACATCCTGACGGCCGTGTCCTACCTGAAGGGGCTGTGGATGGAGTGCGTGTGGCACAGCACGGGCATCTACCAGTGCCAGATCTACCGCTCGCTGCTGGCGCTGCCCCGGGACCTGCAGGCGGCCCGCGCGCTCATGGTCATCTCGTGCCTGCTGTCGGCCGCCGCCTGCGCCTGTGCCGTCGTGGGCATGAAGTGCACGCGCTGCGCCAAGGGCACCCCGGCCAAGACCGTGTGCGCCGTGCTGGGCGGCGTGCTCTTCCTCCTGGCCGGCCTGCTGTGCATGGTGGCCGTCTCCTGGACCACCAACGACGTGGTGCAGAACTTCTACAACCCGCTGCTGCCCAGCGGCATGAAGTTCGAGCTCGGGCAGGCCCTCTACCTCGGCTTCATCTCCTCGTCCCTGTCGCTCATCGGTGGCACGCTGCTTTGCCTGTCCTGCCTGGACGAGGTGCCCTCCGGGCCCCACCAGGTGCCGCCCAGGGCCACCACGGCCACCACCGCGCCAGCCTACCGGCCCCCCGCCGCCTTCAAGGACAACCGGGCCCCCTCAGCCACCTCGGCCTCGCTCAGCGGGTACAGACTGAACGACTATGTGTGA